The Humulus lupulus chromosome 4, drHumLupu1.1, whole genome shotgun sequence genome has a window encoding:
- the LOC133831524 gene encoding probable glucuronosyltransferase Os02g0520750, producing MRSMSSKGRALGAHQHFSCTRTHQIGALLLVVFTFFFTRLFDRPRASTATSISPDLLRTYGRPPLLTDGGDLSWPQRGYGPHLDLKIYVYDEDEVDGLKALMYGRDGRITPKDCLKGQWGTQVKIHKLLLQSRFRTRKKEEADLFFVPAYVKCVRMMGGLKDKEITETYVKVLSQLPYFRLSGGCNHIFVFPSGAGAHLFKSWEIYINRSIILTPEGDRTDKKDTSAFNTWKDIIIPGNVDDSMTTNKARVVHPLPLSKRKYLANYLGRAQGKVGRLKLIELSKQFPDKLESPELKFSGPEKLGRAEYFEHLRNAKFCLAPRGESSWTLRFYESFFVECVPVILSDQIELPFQNVIDYSQISIKWPSNRIGPELLEYLESIPDEDIESILSRGRKVKCLWVYAPESSPCSAMQAILWELQRKIRQFHHSAETFWLHNGTFTNRDLVKFSDWKPPLPLP from the exons ATGAGAAGCATGAGCAGCAAAGGTCGAGCATTGGGCGCGCACCAACACTTCTCATGCACACGCACGCACCAGATCGGAGCACTCCTCCTAGTGgtcttcaccttcttcttcacCAGGCTCTTCGACCGTCCCCGCGCTTCTACCGCTACTAGCATCTCGCCCGATCTCCTCCGTACATATGGCAGACCTCCGCTTCTCACCGACGGCGGAGATCTCTCATGGCCTCAGCGCGGCTACGGGCCTCACCTCGACCTCAAAATCTACGTCTACGATGAGGACGAGGTCGACGGCTTGAAGGCCCTCATGTATGGCCGCGATGGAAGAATCACGCCCAAGGATTGCTTGAAAGGCCAGTGGGGAACTCAG GTTAAAATACATAAGCTACTTTTGCAATCAAGATTTCGgacaaggaagaaggaggaagCTGATCTGTTCTTTGTGCCAGCTTATGTGAAATGTGTTCGTATGATGGGCGGTCTTAAGGATAAAGAGATTACTGAGACTTATGTGAAG GTCTTAAGTCAGCTGCCTTATTTCAGGCTATCTGGTGGCTGTAATCACATATTTGTTTTTCCAAG TGGTGCTGGAGCTCACTTATTTAAGTCTTGGGAGATATATATAAATCGATCCATAATTCTCACCCCTGAG GGGGATCGAACTGATAAGAAAGATACAAGTGCCTTTAATACTTGGAAAGATATAATCATTCCTGGTAACGTTGACGATTCAATGACTACAAATAAGGCTAGGGTTGTTCATCCATTGCCTCTATCAAAGCGGAAATACCTTGCAAATTATCTAGGTCGTGCGCAAGGAAAGGTTGGTCGTTTGAAGTTAATAGAGCTCTCAAAACAATTTCCAGACAAG TTGGAATCTCCAGAGTTGAAGTTTAGTGGCCCAGAAAAACTAGGAAGAGCAGAATATTTCGAGCACCTCCGCAATGCCAAGTTCTGCCTTGCTCCACGTGGGGAATCGTCCTGGACTCTTCGCTTTTACGAGTCATTTTTTGTG GAATGTGTCCCAGTGATATTATCAGATCAAATAGAATTGCCGTTTCAAAATGTAATCGACTACAGCCAAATATCAATCAAATGGCCATCGAACCGAATAGGGCCAGAGCTCTTGGAGTACCTGGAGTCAATTCCAG ATGAAGATATAGAGAGTATACTGAGCCGTGGTAGAAAAGTCAAGTGTTTGTGGGTTTATGCTCCAGAATCGTCTCCATGTTCAGCCATGCAAGCAATTTTGTGGGAACTTCAAAGGAAAATCAGGCAGTTTCATCACTCAGCTGAAACGTTTTGGCTGCACAATGGAACTTTTACAAATAGGGATTTGGTCAAATTTTCTGATTGGAAACCTCCCTTGCCTTTGCCTTAA